The Artemia franciscana chromosome 2, ASM3288406v1, whole genome shotgun sequence genome segment ACATGGTACTTGTGTGATAAAAAAGCTTTTGGTGGTAAAATTAAAGATTAACATCTAATAGTGTCTAGAGTGGATTCAAAGCTGTAATTTAGGAAGGGTAACAACTTTCCAGGTAGTTATGTACATTGATAGACTCATGCATGAGACTTTTCCAAGGAATTTCCAATAAAAGTTGGAGAATTTAgattttgacaatgtagaaggcTGTTGAAATAGTTTTAGGAAGACAGTTTGCGAATTGGCAGAAGATGCCTTTGGGAGGCAAGTTAGAAAGGCAgctaaaattattagtaaaaagaaGTTTGGTATAAGAGACAAGGAATTTGTACAAGAAGTTTCTGAGTGTTGTAAGGGAAGTGGAGAAGGCGTTAAAGTGCAAATAAAAGAGAAATGAAACGGAGACAATGGATAAAAATGCCAAGAATATAGACTTAGGTATAGATTATGAATTTTCCCTATCACATATAGGAATGAGACTTTAATTAGATATAAGAAAAGTCGTGAGGAGACATGGATTGAATATTTTAAGGATGTTTTAAACTGGGATAAAATTGTTGGAAATGGAAacaattgattttgaaaaagtttttataattttctttagaCCTCAGCTTTATAGATTTCAATCAAGCATTTGTTTCAGCTGATAGTAAAGCTTTGATAAGTAAATTAAAGAGACCACAAGAATAATTCTGCTGCAGACAAGGTAGGAAGTGAGGTTAGTTGTTCATTTGGTGTGGATTCTGGGGTTAAGAACAGAGCCAAGGCTATGGGAGGACATGGTATCAAATGGGAAGCTTAAGATCTTCTAGATTTAGATTATGAGGATGACTTGCATGTCCTAGGTACAAACTTTAGTGAGAGTAATGAGTTCTTGGATATTTTTGAGGATTCAGGAtgtaaaaaaacagttttgaaaaataataataaggagACTGAATGTCCTAGACTAGGAATGAATGAGGGTAATGAGGTGAAAAGAAAATTGATCAAGCAGATAAATTAAGTTATCTGGATAGTGTTGTTTATAAAGATGGTGTATACAGTTTAGATATCAGAATTTGAATAGCCAAAGTGCAGGTTCAGTTGGAAAAAGCtcaaaagaataggaagataattctacaaattaagattagaatatttgaagcCAAAtcaatgacagtggtcaagtatgacTGCAGAAAAAAACATGGACACTTAAAATGGCTGAAGAGGCTCTATTTAATGTTGTCGAGAGGAATTGTTTCCAGGACTATAGTGAAAGAACTGCTAAAATGAGAAGGCCACATtcaaggatgacagattgctaagATGATGCTTTTTGTGATACATctggggccaaacaaaaagtagCTCTTCTCTGAATAGAAAATGGAAGAGGTGAATAAGAaaggatgaaaatgaaattggaacttcatgGGGAACAGCGTAAAGTGAAGCTTTCAATAGATCAGCTTAGAGGAGGAGGATGTGCAGGTGTGCTGGCCTCAAGCAGCTTTTTGTAGCAGTGAGCAGCTaataatagttgtagtagtttgtcttaaaaatataaattttcagaatgtttttcttcttttttttccaagaaaaaaattctcaagCTGAAAACTGTTAGGGGAAGACCAttgttgaaatatttgctttttttctgagCTTGGGAATCCTAAGCAGATATTGTATCCACTGCACTGTCATAAGGTAAAAATGGAGCCAGTTTTGCATAATCTCATCATCAGCATCGAATTCTTGGCCCTGCAGTTTCTGCAACTGAGATCAAACTTCGGGTTCCGTATTGCCAAGGAGAGATCAATCTCGCTATCAGTAAAAAATAGCTTTCGTGTAAGATTTCAGAACCATAGGAAaaccaatataaaaataatctcagtaataaaagaaatgaaCTAGTAGATCAAAAGGTAACTAGATTAAAACACGCTTGAAATCATCTATGAAGTGCTTTTTGtataaaaagttttctttcctaaaagttctaaaaacaCATGTTAATAATGCTTCAGGATCAACAAGATGCCAAAGCTCCATTCTAATCTTCGATTTTTCTTTGATGTTTTTCGTTTggtcttttattttatgtacattttttaatttttaatttttggaagcTTTGAAAGTTATTCCTTAACATAAAGATATTTAGAACCTCATCTTTCGTTACTTGCAATCAAGAAGCAGAGTACAGGTTTGGGTGTATGAGCAAGTGCATCTCAGAGTAGAGGGTATCATTATTGGATTCGATGAATACATGAATCTGGTTCTAGATGAAGCTGAAGAAGTTCAAATCAAAAGTGGAGAAAGAAGAAAGATTGGTGAGTCTTAGTCATTTTGTTTCAGCTGTTCATATTGTAGAAGTACTTGCCAAAAAGACTCATTTTGCGGGCCTCTTGGCAAACGAAAAGCCTACCTTTGCTAGTATGGGCTAGTTGGGCACTTGGCATATGTAGCCTGATATTGCTTCCCCTTGCTCACTTTGTTGCTCTCTTTGAACTTTATCCCTTGCACACTTGTTATTATGATGTtacatttcaatttttccttcttttttagttgataGTTTTTATTAGCTATTAACCCCCTCTCCCCCTAATCTTTTTAAAGACAAAAAGTACCAAACTTCAAATCCCAATTTCCTCTAACCTTCCCCTGCTGCATCAGTATTGAGTTTACATAACCCAAGGAACCTATCCCTGAAAGATTTATATTGAACTAACTGGGGAAATTGTTAATCActgatttttagaataaatagtcctgagcttatgatttttctttattgcttaaaaaataaggaactttctttaaaagaaaagtaaaagcaatatctaaaatcaaacggaacagcaataaaagtcataatatgttaaaaataaaaaataaacagaaatataaATGATTAAATGAAGCCCAAAAGAGGTTAGAGTGGCATgtacgctttactgaaaagatTTTATTCTGAACAGtgtgtttttaatttgtcaTAAGAGCAACAGtagcataaaaaaattgaagtttttgaaaaatgaaaggggtatttttctgattttacaCTTTTGGCGTATCGAGTTGGAAAACGACTCTTTTTTTCACCACGTCGGAGTTTTTCGGAAAGTTGATGGATATTTTGGCGAAAATTTGTCATACAGAAAATATGGTACTTGTGGTATGTGCTATCTAGCTATAGTGCTTTAATCCATTTGgatcaacagaaaaaaatatcagattttGTAAGCCAAATTATTTTATCTAGAATACAGTGTATTTATTGGTTTAAATGGATGGAAACCGCTATTGCTAGTTTGCACAAGTTGCCTCATattgcaaaaaaagcaaaaaatttacctttagtttaaagtttttacatcaaattattatatttcttctagggaaaaaacaaacaacatacTATTTAATTTGTTATACCGAGGTAACTTACGTAAAATAGATTATTAACTAAGAGGAGCAAATATAATGCGTATGAGAGATTGAAACAAATTTAACTGAGCAAAAAAATCTCATTGAGCAACCCAGTGTCTGAAATTTGTCAAGCAGAATAAGTTAAGATTTTGGTGATTACCCAGGAGTTTACTGGTGATATCTTTGAAGATGTTCCAAGtgcctttttttcattatcttgCTTGTCTTGGGTCTTTTTGATTCGTAAACATGTTGTTAAGTGGACCAACGaagattttctattttgatttgGCTTCggataaatcttggaaagttTTCCACATGTATCTGAAACATTCGCACATCTTTTATAATAGTCTTGAAAACTGCTTCTTTTTCTCCCCTAAATTTGTCTTCTGAGAGGTTTACAGTATCTTGTTTTTGATCAACAGTACAAACCAATTGAATATCCAAGTGTTACCGATGAGTATTGAAAGCTTCAAGATGAGCCAAAAGCGTTGAACGTGAAACAGGGAGCAATTCCGAGTATGCATGGTGGACTCCAtgatgaagaagaaaaactttaagGTTCCATTTCGATGATCTTATTTACATGCTCGATTCATCTTTGATATGGCCGGTATCACTTTTCTTTCTAAGAAGTTTGTGAAATGTCGGCTATTTTCGGCAGAAAATCGGTAGATAGTTTTTAGGGTCCATTTTCACGAGGATAGGGGGGTTGAACTCATGCTCACCTTCTATCCTCATGAAATTGACTATATGTTTAACAAAAATGTCATCCTCTTCGTCCAGTTTTGCTCTAGTCCCATTGCAGAGCTGAACAAGATCTGTTCGTCAAATTCAACAGGAGATGGATGACATGAGGAGGGAACAAAAGCATACTTCCGTTGAACAAATCAGACACGAAAACACAGGTTCACCTGGATGCTTTATTTTACTAGCTCTCATTCTTTTCGACCATGTGAACACCTGCGGTTAGTTTATGgttcaaatataaacaaatcttGGAGGTGCAAAAAAGGTCAAAAGCAGAAAATTGATGTAACCAGAGGTAGAGCTAATATTGTTTATACATGTGCCAAATAATTCAAATTGTACTACCGTCAtccgaaaaaaacaaacaaagaatattaaaaaaatatcgttTTCCAGAGATTCATAGTTTTCGGTAGTTTCAGGatcttctttttgtttcatCGGGAGATGAATTGAGATTCGGTAGAAATGTTTGCACTGGGTAATACTTAATTTTCTCATCAGTCCAGCACCAACAGAACAGTAGACCAGGCTCTCTTCTTTGTCGAAGTATTAGAACAATTCATTTTCTCGATTCCTCTACCCCTAAAAAGAGATTTCTTTGATTAATAAGTGTTTTACAGTATGGAGGCCATCAATTCAtccatatattttgaaaaacagatcTTTAGTGAGATCATAAAGTTCAACCTGAGAGGGAAAATGCCTTCATGGAATTTGTATTCAGTACTAGACCAATGAACTTCtgaattttttgaagttttgactgGCAATTCAGTTGGAAGCAAAGGCACTGACGAATCAGATTCATGATGAACATGGTGTATGTCAATGAAACTTTGTCGAGATTAGTTAGTTTTTAATGTAGTAGTTTTAAGagattagtttttaatttttgggctTACACCCATAGACATGGCAGAAACAAAAGTAACAAGTTGAAATAGTTTTTGTTGGCTCTCTCCATGTCTTAACAATTCCCAtcaacaatctttttttttttagaggcaTTTTACCAACTGGGACTGAGGTTATGGTAGATAGACATTTCAGCATGTCGATTTCCAGTCTATGTTAGGTCTTATTTGCAAGGTTTGTTGGCCTCAGTTCCGTCCAATCAAAACAAAGTTGAGTGCCATGTTAAAGTGACATTCCACGTGTAAGGGCTGAATGCCCGTGGAAAACGAGTTCCTAAGGCCCAAGCTGTTATTCATAGCAATTAGAAGGTGTGACAAAAACCCGCGAAATGGGGCATTTTAGGTAGTGATTTATAAAAACACactgataacaaaaaaaaaatctcggaaATCTGTGCAGCATTTAAACACTTTCCGCTTaggaatttttataattttaggaaaattttcaatattaagtcGAATTTTTGATCAGCCGTAGTTTTGTGGAACAACCTCTTCGTAAAATTCGTGGCTAGGGGATCTTTCAATTAGTCGAATTAAAGTGTTGCATTATATCAGTAATCTGTTGTCTGGAGCCCAACCTGATATCTCTGTTGTCGTAACTGTTGATGTGTTTAGATAAATGTATGTctgttatatataaaaatatattttactgtcttaaaaaagaattgatgTCGATTTAAAAAACAGATCTCTGTTTCCCCAATGactcttttttgaataaaatctttacattattgtatgtaaaaaaaaaaagtaattcagCTGGACACTTGGtaagtgatttttttaattattatataagaaaaactagttttttcaactggaggtaaggagcaatattaaaacttaaaacaaacagaaatgattccatatatgaagggtctgccccttcctcaacctccgctctttacactaaagtcttaaagttcttcaGGAATGCTTCCTATTCAAATTCAACAGTGCTCCCACGTCTTACATCCTCGCTGATCTCAATTTGTCTCTCCTCTGCTATGCAGACGATGTTCTGAACTTGAGTAGCACTATCCAGTGCATTAGCGATATTGTCACATCGCTGTTTGTTTCACATCACATCGCAAACCTGAGTTTGCAGAACTTGGTCTTGAATTCAATCTTGAAAATCtgaagttgtatttttttttactggaagcAAGTACCGCCAGTGGACATTTATCTCGAGAACAGTTGGATCAAGCCAACTGACCACATCACTTATTTTGGTCTCCCTGTTGGATCAAGGAGGGGGAGAATTcgttcgtatacggaataaattctgctcatttggggttaatgttactctttacgtTCATAATAAAAGTGTATATCAGAAATATTCCCTTTAATCAAGAGCAATTATCAAGGACGTATTCAGGGCAAAGGTTAGGGGGTTTAAACCCCTTCccctcctatttttttcaaaaaaataaatacgcatccgtgatctttcttttggcaaaaaatgtattattctACATTTTGGTATATAGGAATTTGAACCTCTACAAcacggttctctgatatgctgaatctgatggtgtgattttcatcgaAATTGCTTGGCTTTTTAAGTGTGTCCTCATCCTTCCCCAACCTTTGAAAATTAGGCACCATTttcaggctcttagcttttgatggataatgTCAAACCCAATGAATGGCATATCTTTAACTACTACAAAGATACAGCTTTTGACAAGTcggatgcaaatattgtcttttaatTGTTTGACATCCCCTTCAACTTTCCTTTATAGTTTTAGCTAATTACCCCTGGTCGATCCTGAGTATTGgagatacgcctttttgacaaccttggCATGGCTAGTGTCTTGTTATTTAATTCAGCACTCATTCGACATtcactgaaagtttctacttaataccATTGGGTGTTTCTGCAAAATTACtggtacgcccttttgacaacctgtatgaaTTCAGTGTCTCTTGATTgagttcaaaatccccctcaaTCTTCCGTGAacgtttcagcttaatacccttagacgctactgagatattgcaaatcctcaattttgacaaccttgatgcGCGTACTTCAACATCTATCTGATTTAGCTCAGCATCCGCCTCaacgttccctgaaagtttcaactaattACCCTAATCTATTCCTGTGATTACCCTTGGGCTTTTGATAACCTGGGTGCAGCTAGTGTCTTTGGCTTTAATTCAACATTCACTGAAAGTGCCTATTTAAGACCTTTGGCTATCTCTGTGAAATTGCAAATACGCCCTTTGACAAAATGGATTCAagtttgattatttgatttgttgtttgatttagtttaacacccCTCCCCTTTCTGcattcactgaaagtttcaacttaattatCTTAACCCTTTCTAAAATGCTGCAAATACACCATTTCAACGCATGGATGCGTGTAGCATATATTCACCGAGAGTTTCAACTCAGTACCTTTAGCTGTTCCCTAAAATAATGCAGATACGTCTTCTTGACAACCTGAATTCatatagtatattttgatttaattcaacatcctcCTTTATATTTCTGGAAAGTTTTTACTTgatacccttagctgttcctgaaaCATCTCGCAAGTCCccctttttcattattaagCATAAGTTTAAATAATTACCTTTACGGCCCTTGCCCCGGgacctctctctctccctctccctctctctctcctctctctctctctctctctctctctctctctctctctctctctctctctctctctctctctctctctctctctctctctctctctctctctctctctctctctctctctatatatatctCTCTCTCGTGTATCAATCTGTCTTTCTTTTACTTATGTAAATGTTTTTCAGGTCGTATCTTGTTGAAGGGTGACAACATCTCTTTGATTCAGAATGTTGGTGGTGAAGAATCTGTGGGCCCTGCAATGTAATTTAAGCACCGAGTTTTGTACATTTTAtatcaaaaactgaaaatacatgTATAGTATATGACTCCTTCTAGTTGGTTGTTTCTTAATCAGGCTCAATTTTTGCGCCTTAACCCTTGTGTTTTTTTGCTAGGCTGTAAGATAAAGCATAAGCGATATCATTCTAACTGTCGAATTTTAAGTATGATGGAAGTGTGGTTTAAGTACTTAGATTTTACTTTGGTAATATGAATTTGGCACTTAACTAAAATAACGGGGTGATAGAATCCCTAAAGCACCAATACGTTCTGAGGTAATtttttatcacatttttttttatttttttttttacgcaaagcttgcaaaaaaattgcaatatcgAAGGatgaaacatgaaaattgaaattaataaagcgTCAAAAATTTTGTGAGTTGTGGCAAGTGATATATTTCACCCTGTCTTGAGATGCTGTTTAgctattttcttgtaaaaaataatttatgaaatttggCTTGGCCGTACTCATGCCTCATTGCGTTCTTATTCCAGAAAGAGCACCCAAACTTacattttttgtctttgttctGCAGTTTTATCTTTAACTATCACTAccagtttaaaaaagaaaaaaaaacatgtataaaTATTTGCTTTCGAGTGAGTCCTTAATCATCTGCTCAAAAGGTTCATTggcaaagaaaattcttaaaaactCGGAATTTGTATGACAGTAAAAGTGGAAGAGAAACACAAAAAGCCTGTGGAGCGGGATATTCACTATTCTAAGAATGGGCTAGCAAAAGCCGAAGGTCCAAACTTAGCTATTGTCTTTCGCGAGAAATTTGCAGCCAAACTATTGAATTTCGAAATgtaattattttgcaaaataatcttAGAACCATTGGAATAGTTTTAAACTATCAAATCAAGAACTGCGTGACGGTCAAATACTGGGGCTACTAATAGCAGCGAAGTGAGCAAGTAGAAGTGATATTGTGTCTACGCAGTGGGTTTATGCTTGCAAAGAGGGTCGTAAAGTTGTGTTTACTTCCTTGCACTGAATTTAAAGCTAAAGAGTTCAAGCCAGAAACTGTTAAACTCCTGTAAAATAATCTTAGAACAATTTTATAGAccacaaaaatcttaaaaatttcacTTGGGAAGAAAATTCCAGAAAACTTGACTTGGAATTATGTGAGGGCTGAAGGACCGAACTGCCGAGCGGCTTAACTTTAAACATTTATACATCAAGAAAAAGTTCCCTGAGACAAATACCAAGAAGAAAGGCTTCGAATGATGTAATACGACAACCACAAACATGAACACTGTGCTTTCTGACAAACGATATTCCTAGCTTGTAGGAAACTTTTGCGACGTCTGAACAAACTTGGGGATCGGCGCGTATGTTGAGAATTACAATATGGTATCTCAGGCAGTGCTCGTAGTAAATTTGCAGAAATGATTTTTGTCCAGTGTACCAGACGATCTACCCGTCTGTTCCAAAGATAGATCAATAAATTACATCCATAACTCCGGAAGTTTCACTAGCATTGACCAAATACTTGCCAATCATAACCTTACGGATCCTAGTTACATTCATTCTGAGTATAGCATGGGTGGCCAAGAACCAGCGAGTTTTAATCTAAaactgaatagaaaaaaaattaccgagATCTGTATCAGGCCAGTTGTGACCAAGCTCTATAGGAAATCAAAGTTCCGCATTATTTACTAAAGCATGGTTCGTCTGATACCTTAGCATtggatttatatttttgtgataTAGTCCACGTAATGAAAGTGGTGCACTCAGTAGCCGCTCCTAAGGCTGCATTCGAGTAGTGACCGCAAACAGGGTTGGGAAGAAAATCCTTATGTGGAAGATGTAAAACGTCGATCAAAGTTCTAATGCAAAGTTTGGTGTGAGTGTGACAGACCTTGATCTGGTCTCGTCTTTACCACATTTCGAGCTGctaaaaagtttataatagAGCAGTTGACAAGTTAAGGTTTGTGCAAGCGCAAGAGGCTTCTATACAAGCTTTTCTTTCGCCTGTGATGTGTGGTAGTTCTTTAAGCAGAATGATAAGTATCGGCATTCAGATAATTTAACTGAAGATAAGTGGATTGAGCATTACAAATCTGTTTTTGAGTCAAAGAACGTAGTTCATGAATATAAGTGTAGGACTGAGCTCAAATGTGGGCTAAACTTCTTAATGACAAAAAGGAatttattttgctgtggaaCAAAATGTCATGAGGCATATTACTTGGAAGCTGAAGGTATGGCCGGCAAAGTGCCCAACATTGATAAAATTGTTATCGAACACCTTCGTAATGCGTCGTCACTACTCCTTGAGCACATCGTCTTATTCTTCCAGATGTGTACTGATTCGGGAGCGGTCACTATGTCTTGTAGCAGTGTTGGTCCGTACATTTGAAAAAAGCCCCAAATTGTGGGCTAGTTAGTGTCCCATACAGTGTCGGGAACTTTTTGTAAGGTTTTCAACGCGTACCACTTTCTGAAATGATATtagattataatgttgtagaaACATCAGTTGTGTTTTCTTAAAAGAATGAGTTTTGTGTTTGTGTACAGgctaatgaataaaataatggCAAAAGCTCACGCTCGGAATCagccgatattttttttttatatttaatgcaGTATCTTTATTGTACATTCTCAGCTCTTCCTAACTTTCGGACCAAGGAGTTAACCCTTTTGTAGTAGCTCTTTTGTCACGTTTGTGGTTGCATAGTTCAGTTCGTGTTAAACTGTCTGATGGAAGTTTATCGTCACCAATACGGCTTTTAAACGGTGTAAGACAGGGATCGGTTCTGAGCCCCCTGCTTTTTAATACTCTAATCCACGCCATTACAAAGATGAAAATGTACTTCAACATTCCCTTTCCGAAGGAGAAATaatctgaccccccccccctcccctagaGCCGGACCAAACCCTTGTTTGTCACTGAGCTTTATAAATACTGGTTTTGCAAAACCCTTTATGGCCTCAGAccactaaaagaaaatatgatggatctggaaaattttcttttacaagAATCCACAGACAAATGTTAGGGTCTGGCAACCCTCGGGAGACTGTTGCAAGTGGAAGTGCAGGGTCTATATGTTTTTGAAATCTAGGGCCGCAATTTAGTCGTTTttctttcaacaaaaataccaaaaaagtatttttcaatagGAGATATCGAGAAAATACCTACATCTCATCATTAAAATGCAGATGGCATTGGCAGATCCAGGGGAATCCCAATCCtctcccccacccaaaaaaaatcaGTGCCATTACTCcgtttttttctggttttcattcttttttaaactaaacttgtcaatttggtcaatagTTGGCGCCCTTATCACATTGCCCCTCTTCAcctaagattttgctctagatccatgATTTTTAAACTTCAAGCTCTCTTCCACGCGATTATTTTCGTCACCCGATAGCTGATCATCATCTGCATATACTAAGTGATGACGGCTGAATGACTGCGATTGCATATGGCCGCACTACCTT includes the following:
- the LOC136042241 gene encoding probable small nuclear ribonucleoprotein E; the encoded protein is MAFKGGPKIQKVMVQPINLIFRYLQSRSRVQVWVYEQVHLRVEGIIIGFDEYMNLVLDEAEEVQIKSGERRKIGRILLKGDNISLIQNVGGEESVGPAM